The DNA sequence GCGGAGATCGCCGATTTGGTGGATCTGCTCGGCTACTGGCGACAAGTGGGAGCGACGGCCGACGCGGGCAAACAGCCGCTTGGCGCAACCAATTCTTTCCGCGGACCGAATCAGAAACGAGCCCCAGATGGAAAGTCATCCTGACTACGGCGCCGCGACGTCGAACCCCGTCGCGGGACGCCGCTCATTCTTGCAATGGCTCACTTACGCGCTGGGGGGCATTGCCGCCGCGCTTGCCGGCATTCCGCTTATCGGCTATTTCTTGGGGACACCGAAGAGAAGGGTTGAGTGGGTCAACTTGGGATGGGTCGACAAGTTCCCGCCGAATGAAACGCGCGTGGTCGCGTTCGACAATCCGCTGCGGACGCCGTGGGACGGCGCGACCGCGCAGACCAACGTCTTCGTGCGTTACGAGGGGAAAGACGCGAGCCAAGCCGATCAGTTTCTGGTGCTTGGCGTCAATTGCGCGCACCTGGGATGCCCGGTCTCGTGGTTTCCGCAGTCTGGGCTGTTCATGTGCCCATGCCACGGCGGAGTTTATTACGCCAACGGCGAGCGGGCTTCCGGCCCGCCGCCGCGCGGTCTCTTTGCTTGCGTGTGGCGAATCAGCGCTGGGAAGTTGGAGATTCAGGCCCCGCACTTTCCAACATTGCAAGACACTTTGAAAGAACCGGCGTGACCAAAGCTCGAACCGCAACTTGACGAACTAGCCCGAAGCGCAAGCGAGGGAAATCGATACCACTCCCTCGCTCGCGCTTCGGGCTAGTGTTGACGATAGATGATCTAGACTGAGGAATCATCGATGAAAGGCTGGCTCAAGTCGATCGGCCGATGGTTCGACGAACGGCTCTATGTTCGCGCGACGCTGATGCCGATGCTCGAGCATCCGGTTCCGCGGAAAGTGGCCGGTCCGCTGGGCTGGTGGTATGTGTTCGGCAGCGCCGCGCTCACGTTGCTCGTGATTCAAATCTTGACAGGGATCGGTCTGGCGTTCGTCTACGTGCCTGCCGCCGACAAGGCCTACGACAGCCTGCTGTATCTGAACTATGAGCAGCCGCTGGGCTGGTTCCTGCGGGCGCTGCACTATTACGCCGGGTCCGGCATGATGGTTATGCTACTCGTTCACATGACCCAAGTCTTCCTGCATGGGGCGTATAAATACCCGCGCGAGCTGACATGGATCGTCGGCGTGTTCTTGCTGCTTTGCACGCTGGGCATGTTCTTCACCGGCCAGGTGCTGCGGTGGGACCCAGACGCTTATTGGGGCCTGGCGGTCGGCGGCTCGATGGCCGGGAGAGTGCCGGTCGTCGGACCGCAAGTGGTTCACGGGGTTCTCGGCGGGTCGGTCATCGGCAGCACGACGTTGAGCCGCTTCTTTGCGCTGCATGTGTTCATCATTCCCGGCTCGCTGTTGTTGCTGTTGGCGATTCATCTCTGGCTTGTGCTCAAGCGTGGAATCAGCGCTCCGCCGGTGCCGGGTGAAACGGTCGATCCGCGGACCTACGACGCCGAGTACGAGAAGCAGCTCGAGGAGGGAGTACCGTTCCTCGGCGAGGCGATGCTCAAGGACGCGGTCTTCTCGGCGCTCGCCGTGATCATCGTGGTGGCGATCGCGGCGATCGTCGGTCCGAAGGGTCCATCCGGCCCCGCTGACCCCACGCTGAGCGGAGCGAATCCGCGTCCGGAATGGCCGTTCCTGTGGCAGTTCGCGCTGTTGTCGCTCAGCCCGCCCGGCGCGGAAACGTTTCTGATTCTAGTGTTCCCGGTGATTCTTATTCTCGCTCTGCTGGCCGTCCCATTTGTTTCCAATCGGGGCGAGCGAGCGCCAAGCCGCCGTCCGGTCGCCGTGCTTTCGGTGATCGTGATCTACACCGTGCTCGGTATTCTCACTTACGAAGGCGCGACCTCGCCCTGGTCCCCCGCGATGACGGCCTGGAGCGGCGATCCAGTGCCCGAGAGCATCATCAAGCGGTCCAGCCCGAGCGAGCTGGTCGGCGCGGCCGTATTCCAGAACAAGAACTGCCGGAACTGCCATGCCCTGGAAGGAATTGGCGGACGCCGCGGTCCCGATCTGACCACGGTCGGC is a window from the Pirellulales bacterium genome containing:
- a CDS encoding Rieske 2Fe-2S domain-containing protein, which produces MESHPDYGAATSNPVAGRRSFLQWLTYALGGIAAALAGIPLIGYFLGTPKRRVEWVNLGWVDKFPPNETRVVAFDNPLRTPWDGATAQTNVFVRYEGKDASQADQFLVLGVNCAHLGCPVSWFPQSGLFMCPCHGGVYYANGERASGPPPRGLFACVWRISAGKLEIQAPHFPTLQDTLKEPA
- a CDS encoding cytochrome b N-terminal domain-containing protein, which gives rise to MKGWLKSIGRWFDERLYVRATLMPMLEHPVPRKVAGPLGWWYVFGSAALTLLVIQILTGIGLAFVYVPAADKAYDSLLYLNYEQPLGWFLRALHYYAGSGMMVMLLVHMTQVFLHGAYKYPRELTWIVGVFLLLCTLGMFFTGQVLRWDPDAYWGLAVGGSMAGRVPVVGPQVVHGVLGGSVIGSTTLSRFFALHVFIIPGSLLLLLAIHLWLVLKRGISAPPVPGETVDPRTYDAEYEKQLEEGVPFLGEAMLKDAVFSALAVIIVVAIAAIVGPKGPSGPADPTLSGANPRPEWPFLWQFALLSLSPPGAETFLILVFPVILILALLAVPFVSNRGERAPSRRPVAVLSVIVIYTVLGILTYEGATSPWSPAMTAWSGDPVPESIIKRSSPSELVGAAVFQNKNCRNCHALEGIGGRRGPDLTTVGSRLTQGQLIDQVSNGTPGGGNMPAYGRQLSPAEMTTLAEFLVSLRSPGQPPARVAIGPSPEKSGTEKTEP